From one Solanum stenotomum isolate F172 chromosome 12, ASM1918654v1, whole genome shotgun sequence genomic stretch:
- the LOC125847981 gene encoding E3 ubiquitin-protein ligase APD1-like — protein sequence MSSNQVLRLSPIQLNFSQYHTLVSLNQEDQDQRQAALEYVLNVIVYSSVILVLLMVAALLIKLLGVCDGEMARNDDTIRRETDRLISKASASLTYGTCDEDDLESGNSSRSSSSEDLYDENICIVCYDNKRNCFFIPCGHCATCHSCAKRITEEENKNCPICRRVIRRVRRVLLA from the exons ATGTCTTCAAATCAAGTACTAAGACTAAGTCCAATTCAACTCAATTTCAGTCAGTACCACACCCTGGTCTCCTTAAATCAG GAAGATCAAGATCAACGACAGGCTGCGTTAGAGTACGTTCTTAATGTGATTGTTTACTCCTCTGTTATCC TGGTGTTGCTGATGGTTGCGGCGTTGTTAATTAAATTACTTGGAGTTTGTGATGGCGAAATGGCAAGAAATGATGATACTATAAGAAGAGAAACAGACAGATTGATATCGAAAGCAAGTGCTTCTTTGACATACGGAACATGTGATGAAGATGATTTGGAATCGGGAAATTCCAGTCGTTCTAGTTCCTCAGAGGATCtgtatgatgaaaatatatgcaTAGTTTGCTATGACAATAAACGAAATTGCTTCTTTATTCCTTGTGGCCATTGTGCTACTTGTCACTCATGTGCTAAGAG GATtacagaagaagaaaacaagaattgCCCAATTTGTCGAAGAGTAATTCGGAGAGTTAGAAGAGTGCTTCTTGCATAA